In a genomic window of Thunnus thynnus chromosome 16, fThuThy2.1, whole genome shotgun sequence:
- the map4k5 gene encoding mitogen-activated protein kinase kinase kinase kinase 5 isoform X2 gives MDIYPRPSGEIQRRNPQHDFELIQRVGSGTYGDVYKARNIQTGELAAVKIIKLEPGDDFSIIQQEIFMVKECMHHNIVAYFGSYLCREKLWICMEYCGGGSLQDIYHVTGPLSEPQIAYVSRETIQGLGYLHSKGKMHRDIKGANILLTDNGDVKLADFGVAAKITATIAKRKSFIGTPYWMAPEVAAVEKNGGYNQLCDIWAVGITSIELAELQPPMFDLHPMRALFLMSKSSFQPPKLKDKNKWSAAFHNFVKVSLTKNPKKRPTAEKLLSHVFVAQTGLTRRLAVDLLDKMNNPDNHQHYSEVDDDDLEPLSAVRHTIRSTNKQARAERTRSEINFDKLQFEPPLRKETEAHSEMDVSKDNDFPSPWSPFAEGGITTRGHIAHLEDAFEEVELSTLKPGVPPPLPPKPHLNSPSEELGLNDERSLTVRRFPNSENGPSQVARRQSTPEQGNKVEHSSPDFLSASVSSPGLLSHTSDPDDDSDGSMNGDSPKPPPNRQHRKEKKEFPKPAINGLPPTPKVLMGACFSKVFDGCPLKINCATSWIHPDTKDQYLIFGTEDGIYTLNLNELHEATMEQLFPRKCTWLYVINNNLMSLSGKTFQLYSHNLIGLFEQLKKPGLAAQFQTHRFPDKILPRRFALTTKIPDTKGCHKCCIVRNPYTGHKYLCGALQSGIVLLQWYEPMQRFMLIKHFDFPLPSPLKVFEMLVVPEQEYPLVCVAISQGTEPGQVVRFETINLNSCSSWFTEMGTTNQQVDAIHVTQLERDTVLVCLDQNLKIVNLQGRLKSNKKLASELSFDFCIGSVVCLQDSVLAFWKHGMQGKSFKSNEVTQEISDPSRVFRLLGSDRVVVLESRPTDNPTALSNLYILAGHENSY, from the exons GCTCGAAACATACAGACAGGAGAGCTCGCTGCAGTGAAGATCATAAAGTTGGAACCAG gGGATGACTTTTCCATCATACAGCAGGAAATCTTCATGGTGAAGGAATGCATGCACCACAATATTGTGGCCTACTTTGGGAGCTACCTCTG TCGGGAGAAGCTTTGGATATGTATGGAGTACTGTGGTGGAGGATCTCTGCAGGACATTTATCATG TGACGGGACCTCTGTCAGAGCCTCAGATAGCATACGTCTCCAGAGAGACCATACAG GGTTTGGGATACCTGCACAGCAAGGGCAAGATGCACCGTGACATCAAG GGAGCCAACATACTTCTAACAGATAACGGAGATGTGAAGTTAG CTGACTTTGGAGTTGCAGCCAAAATAACAGCCACCATTGCCAAAAGAAAGTCCTTCATTGGAACACCTTATTG gatggCTCCAGAAGTAGCAGCGGTGGAGAAGAACGGTGGCTACAACCAGCTGTGTGATATCTGGGCTGTTGGCATCACGTCCATAGAGCTGGCTGAGCTACAGCCCCCAATGTTTGACCTACACCCGATGAG gGCCTTGTTTTTGATGTCGAAGAGTAGCTTCCAGCCTCCCAagctaaaagacaaaaacaaatg GTCCGCTGCCTTCCACAACTTTGTCAAAGTGTCTCTGACAAAGAACCCAAAGAAGAGGCCCACTGCAGAGAAACTTCTATCA CACGTGTTTGTGGCACAGACGGGTTTGACAAGGAGGCTGGCTGTCGACCTCCTAGATAAGATGAACAACCCAGACAACCACCAGCATTACAGTGAggtggatgatgatgatcttgAG cccctctctgcagtcagacaCACCATTCGCTCCACTAACAAACAAGCCAGAGCTGAGAGGACGCGCTCAGAGATAAACT TCGACAAGCTCCAGTTCGAACCACCACTCCGGAAGGAAACTGAAGCTCATTCTGAAATG GATGTGAGTAAAGATAATGACTTCCCTTCCCCCTGGAGTCCCTTTGCAGAGGGAGGAATAACAACCAG GGGACACATCGCCCATCTTGAAGACGCTTTTGAGGAAGTAGAGCT GTCAACCCTCAAGCCAGgagttcctcctcctctgcccccgAAG CCACACTTAAACAGCCCGTCAGAGGAGCTCGGCCTTAACGATGAGAGGTCTCTGACAGTTCGGAGGTTCCCTAACTCGGAGAATGGACCGAGCCAGGTGGCTCGCAGACAGAGCACACCTGAGCAGGGCAACAAGGTGGAGCACTCATCTCCAGATTTCCTCTCCGCCAGTGTCAGCAGCCCTGGCCTTTTGTCTCACACCTCAGATCCTG ATGATGATTCAGATGGCAGCATGAACGGAGACAGTCCCAAGCCACCACCCAACCGGCAGCATCGGAAGGAGAAAAAGGAATTCCCT aAACCAGCTATCAACGGCCTGCCACCCACTCCCAAAGTACTG ATGGGAGCCTGTTTCTCTAAAGTGTTTGATGGCTGTCCACTGAAGATCAACTGTGCCACATCATGGATTCATCCAGACACCAAAG aCCAGTACCTAATCTTTGGAACGGAGGATGGCATCTATACGCTGAATCTTAATGAGCTGCATGAAGCCACGATGGAGCAG CTGTTCCCGAGGAAGTGTACATGGCTGTACGTTATCAACAACAACCTGATGTCTTTATCAG GAAAAACCTTCCAGCTGTACTCCCACAATCTCATCGGGCTGTTTGAGCAGCTGAAGAAGCCCGGCCTGGCCGCTCAGTTCCAGACTCACCGCTTCCCAGACAAAATTTTACCCAG gAGGTTTGCCTTGACGACTAAGATCCCCGACACAAAGGGCTGTCACAAATGCTGCATTG TGAGAAATCCGTACACAGGCCACAAGTACCTGTGTGGAGCGCTGCAGTCTGGAATTGTCCTGTTGCAGTGGTATGAGCCCATGCAGAGGTTTATGCTCATCAAG CACTTTGACTTCCCTCTTCCCAGCCCGCTGAAAGTGTTTGAGATGCTCGTGGTCCCAGAGCAGGAGTATCCTCTGGTGTGCGTGGCCATCAGCCAGGGCACCGAGCCAGGCCAGGTGGTCCGCTTTGAGACCATCAACCTCAACTCCTGCTCGTCCTGGTTCACAGAGATGGGAACAA CTAATCAGCAGGTGGACGCAATCCATGTCACCCAGCTGGAGAGAGACACCGTGTTGGTGTGTTTGGACC aaaATTTGAAGATTGTTAATCTCCAGGGCAGACTGAAGTCCAACAAGAAGCTGGCATCTGAGCTCAGTTTTGACTTCTGCATTGGATCTGTTG tgtgCCTTCAGGACAGCGTCCTCGCCTTCTGGAAACACGGCATGCAGGGAAAGAGCTTTAAGTCTAATGAG GTGACCCAGGAGATTTCTGATCCAAGCAGAGTCTTCCGCCTCCTTGGATCTGACAG GGTGGTGGTCTTGGAGAGCCGACCAACAGACAACCCCACGGCCCTGAGCAACCTCTACATTTTAGCAGGTCACGAGAACAGTTACTGA
- the map4k5 gene encoding mitogen-activated protein kinase kinase kinase kinase 5 isoform X1 — translation MDIYPRPSGEIQRRNPQHDFELIQRVGSGTYGDVYKARNIQTGELAAVKIIKLEPGDDFSIIQQEIFMVKECMHHNIVAYFGSYLCREKLWICMEYCGGGSLQDIYHVTGPLSEPQIAYVSRETIQGLGYLHSKGKMHRDIKGANILLTDNGDVKLADFGVAAKITATIAKRKSFIGTPYWMAPEVAAVEKNGGYNQLCDIWAVGITSIELAELQPPMFDLHPMRALFLMSKSSFQPPKLKDKNKWSAAFHNFVKVSLTKNPKKRPTAEKLLSHVFVAQTGLTRRLAVDLLDKMNNPDNHQHYSEVDDDDLEPLSAVRHTIRSTNKQARAERTRSEINSNNGTDQGRPCSSPSFTEGHRGDAVDKLQFEPPLRKETEAHSEMDVSKDNDFPSPWSPFAEGGITTRGHIAHLEDAFEEVELSTLKPGVPPPLPPKPHLNSPSEELGLNDERSLTVRRFPNSENGPSQVARRQSTPEQGNKVEHSSPDFLSASVSSPGLLSHTSDPDDDSDGSMNGDSPKPPPNRQHRKEKKEFPKPAINGLPPTPKVLMGACFSKVFDGCPLKINCATSWIHPDTKDQYLIFGTEDGIYTLNLNELHEATMEQLFPRKCTWLYVINNNLMSLSGKTFQLYSHNLIGLFEQLKKPGLAAQFQTHRFPDKILPRRFALTTKIPDTKGCHKCCIVRNPYTGHKYLCGALQSGIVLLQWYEPMQRFMLIKHFDFPLPSPLKVFEMLVVPEQEYPLVCVAISQGTEPGQVVRFETINLNSCSSWFTEMGTTNQQVDAIHVTQLERDTVLVCLDQNLKIVNLQGRLKSNKKLASELSFDFCIGSVVCLQDSVLAFWKHGMQGKSFKSNEVTQEISDPSRVFRLLGSDRVVVLESRPTDNPTALSNLYILAGHENSY, via the exons GCTCGAAACATACAGACAGGAGAGCTCGCTGCAGTGAAGATCATAAAGTTGGAACCAG gGGATGACTTTTCCATCATACAGCAGGAAATCTTCATGGTGAAGGAATGCATGCACCACAATATTGTGGCCTACTTTGGGAGCTACCTCTG TCGGGAGAAGCTTTGGATATGTATGGAGTACTGTGGTGGAGGATCTCTGCAGGACATTTATCATG TGACGGGACCTCTGTCAGAGCCTCAGATAGCATACGTCTCCAGAGAGACCATACAG GGTTTGGGATACCTGCACAGCAAGGGCAAGATGCACCGTGACATCAAG GGAGCCAACATACTTCTAACAGATAACGGAGATGTGAAGTTAG CTGACTTTGGAGTTGCAGCCAAAATAACAGCCACCATTGCCAAAAGAAAGTCCTTCATTGGAACACCTTATTG gatggCTCCAGAAGTAGCAGCGGTGGAGAAGAACGGTGGCTACAACCAGCTGTGTGATATCTGGGCTGTTGGCATCACGTCCATAGAGCTGGCTGAGCTACAGCCCCCAATGTTTGACCTACACCCGATGAG gGCCTTGTTTTTGATGTCGAAGAGTAGCTTCCAGCCTCCCAagctaaaagacaaaaacaaatg GTCCGCTGCCTTCCACAACTTTGTCAAAGTGTCTCTGACAAAGAACCCAAAGAAGAGGCCCACTGCAGAGAAACTTCTATCA CACGTGTTTGTGGCACAGACGGGTTTGACAAGGAGGCTGGCTGTCGACCTCCTAGATAAGATGAACAACCCAGACAACCACCAGCATTACAGTGAggtggatgatgatgatcttgAG cccctctctgcagtcagacaCACCATTCGCTCCACTAACAAACAAGCCAGAGCTGAGAGGACGCGCTCAGAGATAAACT CAAACAATGGGACAGACCAAGGAAGGCCATGCTCAAGTCCTAGCTTCACTGAGGGACACAGGGGGGATGCAG TCGACAAGCTCCAGTTCGAACCACCACTCCGGAAGGAAACTGAAGCTCATTCTGAAATG GATGTGAGTAAAGATAATGACTTCCCTTCCCCCTGGAGTCCCTTTGCAGAGGGAGGAATAACAACCAG GGGACACATCGCCCATCTTGAAGACGCTTTTGAGGAAGTAGAGCT GTCAACCCTCAAGCCAGgagttcctcctcctctgcccccgAAG CCACACTTAAACAGCCCGTCAGAGGAGCTCGGCCTTAACGATGAGAGGTCTCTGACAGTTCGGAGGTTCCCTAACTCGGAGAATGGACCGAGCCAGGTGGCTCGCAGACAGAGCACACCTGAGCAGGGCAACAAGGTGGAGCACTCATCTCCAGATTTCCTCTCCGCCAGTGTCAGCAGCCCTGGCCTTTTGTCTCACACCTCAGATCCTG ATGATGATTCAGATGGCAGCATGAACGGAGACAGTCCCAAGCCACCACCCAACCGGCAGCATCGGAAGGAGAAAAAGGAATTCCCT aAACCAGCTATCAACGGCCTGCCACCCACTCCCAAAGTACTG ATGGGAGCCTGTTTCTCTAAAGTGTTTGATGGCTGTCCACTGAAGATCAACTGTGCCACATCATGGATTCATCCAGACACCAAAG aCCAGTACCTAATCTTTGGAACGGAGGATGGCATCTATACGCTGAATCTTAATGAGCTGCATGAAGCCACGATGGAGCAG CTGTTCCCGAGGAAGTGTACATGGCTGTACGTTATCAACAACAACCTGATGTCTTTATCAG GAAAAACCTTCCAGCTGTACTCCCACAATCTCATCGGGCTGTTTGAGCAGCTGAAGAAGCCCGGCCTGGCCGCTCAGTTCCAGACTCACCGCTTCCCAGACAAAATTTTACCCAG gAGGTTTGCCTTGACGACTAAGATCCCCGACACAAAGGGCTGTCACAAATGCTGCATTG TGAGAAATCCGTACACAGGCCACAAGTACCTGTGTGGAGCGCTGCAGTCTGGAATTGTCCTGTTGCAGTGGTATGAGCCCATGCAGAGGTTTATGCTCATCAAG CACTTTGACTTCCCTCTTCCCAGCCCGCTGAAAGTGTTTGAGATGCTCGTGGTCCCAGAGCAGGAGTATCCTCTGGTGTGCGTGGCCATCAGCCAGGGCACCGAGCCAGGCCAGGTGGTCCGCTTTGAGACCATCAACCTCAACTCCTGCTCGTCCTGGTTCACAGAGATGGGAACAA CTAATCAGCAGGTGGACGCAATCCATGTCACCCAGCTGGAGAGAGACACCGTGTTGGTGTGTTTGGACC aaaATTTGAAGATTGTTAATCTCCAGGGCAGACTGAAGTCCAACAAGAAGCTGGCATCTGAGCTCAGTTTTGACTTCTGCATTGGATCTGTTG tgtgCCTTCAGGACAGCGTCCTCGCCTTCTGGAAACACGGCATGCAGGGAAAGAGCTTTAAGTCTAATGAG GTGACCCAGGAGATTTCTGATCCAAGCAGAGTCTTCCGCCTCCTTGGATCTGACAG GGTGGTGGTCTTGGAGAGCCGACCAACAGACAACCCCACGGCCCTGAGCAACCTCTACATTTTAGCAGGTCACGAGAACAGTTACTGA